The following coding sequences lie in one Halorussus halophilus genomic window:
- a CDS encoding DUF7405 family protein produces MNDSRGLSRRQFTKAAVAIGGTSALSACLGRFGEPDVATGPKDLSSLPKRQHAWNAALESDDHGNDVAPRHHVVLLLNYAGDGTPSDAERETVEKSFQSLEHAYERSHEGLLFTVGYSPAYFERFDADLPDSVDLPKPKALASFEDPKRDLQDAVVHLASDHASVVLAAEEALLGNKSKLNGVEVQADLAGVMQKAERRTGFVGDGLPAENQDVQGIPDDEPVSEDAPLYMGFKSGFKKNQATEDSVTIQSGPFAGGTTQHVSRIRLQLDQWYDQDSRSQRVGKMFCPVHAEENLVEGAGDNLGTSAKMSEKSCPAHAPDDAKTKGMVGHSQKAARARTDDDSPLILRRDFDSTDGGEAGLHFVALQRTISDFVDTREAMNGADLAEEATALGQKNNNGILQYMDVLRRGNFLVPPRELRALPPSNP; encoded by the coding sequence ATGAACGACTCTCGGGGACTCTCGCGACGGCAGTTCACCAAAGCCGCCGTCGCCATCGGCGGCACGTCGGCACTCTCGGCGTGTCTCGGGCGATTCGGCGAACCAGACGTAGCGACGGGACCGAAGGACCTCTCGTCGCTCCCGAAGCGCCAGCACGCGTGGAACGCGGCGTTGGAGTCGGACGACCACGGCAACGACGTTGCCCCGCGCCACCACGTCGTGCTGTTGCTGAACTACGCGGGTGACGGCACGCCGAGCGATGCGGAGCGCGAGACTGTCGAAAAGAGCTTCCAGAGCCTCGAACACGCCTACGAGCGAAGTCACGAGGGACTGCTGTTCACGGTCGGCTACTCGCCCGCCTACTTCGAGCGGTTCGACGCCGACCTGCCAGACTCCGTGGACCTCCCGAAACCGAAGGCTCTCGCGTCGTTCGAGGACCCAAAGAGAGACCTGCAAGACGCCGTCGTCCACCTCGCCAGCGACCACGCGTCGGTCGTGTTGGCCGCCGAGGAGGCACTGCTGGGCAACAAATCGAAACTGAACGGCGTCGAAGTGCAGGCAGACCTCGCTGGTGTCATGCAGAAAGCCGAGCGTCGAACTGGCTTCGTCGGCGACGGCCTGCCAGCAGAAAATCAGGACGTCCAGGGTATTCCGGACGACGAGCCAGTTTCTGAGGACGCGCCGCTCTACATGGGGTTCAAATCGGGCTTCAAGAAGAATCAGGCGACCGAAGACAGCGTGACCATCCAGTCGGGGCCGTTCGCTGGTGGGACCACTCAGCACGTCTCGCGGATTCGCCTGCAACTCGACCAGTGGTACGACCAAGACAGTCGCAGTCAGCGCGTCGGCAAGATGTTCTGCCCAGTTCACGCCGAGGAGAATCTGGTCGAGGGAGCGGGCGACAACCTCGGCACCTCCGCGAAGATGTCCGAGAAGAGTTGCCCCGCCCACGCCCCGGACGACGCCAAGACGAAGGGGATGGTCGGCCACTCCCAGAAGGCCGCTCGCGCTCGCACGGACGACGACTCGCCGCTCATCCTGCGGCGCGACTTCGACTCGACGGACGGCGGCGAGGCGGGTCTGCACTTCGTCGCGCTCCAGCGAACCATCTCTGACTTCGTGGACACCCGCGAGGCGATGAACGGCGCGGACTTAGCGGAGGAGGCGACTGCGCTCGGGCAGAAGAACAACAACGGCATCTTGCAGTACATGGACGTGCTTCGCCGTGGGAACTTCCTCGTTCCGCCCAGAGAACTGCGGGCGCTTCCTCCGTCGAATCCGTAA
- a CDS encoding NUDIX domain-containing protein — MVNLPPDFCPYCGTKLETVEEPTIYRCESCDDYVFHNPCPAGGVAVLDGDSILLVEDFRSSGEWKLPEGRVECGESPREGVARELEEETGLTVDPAVLTYFHDSAGEPVENQYMANVDFAVERSETAGTLDAGSDAIDARFWTPEEFADSDQSFRASHLDRFGNDDIEWLRDTARLALEG; from the coding sequence ATGGTCAACTTACCACCAGATTTCTGCCCGTACTGTGGAACGAAGTTAGAGACGGTCGAAGAGCCGACGATTTACCGATGCGAGTCGTGCGACGACTACGTCTTCCACAATCCTTGTCCCGCTGGGGGCGTCGCCGTCCTCGACGGTGATAGCATCCTCCTCGTGGAAGACTTCCGCAGTTCCGGCGAGTGGAAACTTCCCGAAGGTCGCGTCGAGTGTGGCGAATCGCCGCGCGAGGGCGTCGCCAGAGAACTCGAAGAGGAGACGGGTCTCACCGTGGACCCCGCCGTGCTGACCTACTTTCACGACTCGGCGGGCGAACCGGTCGAGAACCAGTACATGGCGAACGTAGACTTCGCTGTCGAGCGGTCGGAGACGGCCGGGACGCTCGACGCGGGATCGGACGCTATCGACGCAAGATTCTGGACGCCGGAGGAGTTCGCTGACTCCGACCAGTCGTTCAGGGCGTCGCATCTGGACCGCTTCGGCAACGACGATATCGAGTGGTTGCGAGACACGGCAAGGCTGGCGCTCGAAGGGTAG
- a CDS encoding TIGR00266 family protein codes for MRHEIVQSPAFSQLNVTLESGESIDAEGGAMVSHGENVSMETNATGGFLKSIRRSVLGGESFFQNTFTAGSGEGTVSLAPPLPGDVVHEELTDETIYVQSGSYIAGDTALDVDTEFGGAKTFFGSEGLFLLRVSGSGPLFMSSYGAIESRELDEGERYTVDTGHIVAFEASANFAVKRVAGLKSTFLSGEGLVCRFTGPGRVWTQTRSQDAFLSWLLPKIPNTAYANGNP; via the coding sequence ATGCGTCACGAGATCGTCCAGAGTCCCGCATTCTCACAACTGAACGTCACGCTCGAATCGGGCGAGAGCATCGACGCCGAAGGTGGCGCGATGGTCAGCCACGGCGAGAACGTCTCGATGGAGACCAACGCCACAGGCGGCTTCCTCAAGTCGATTCGCCGGAGCGTCTTGGGCGGCGAGAGCTTCTTCCAGAACACCTTCACGGCAGGTAGCGGCGAGGGAACAGTCTCGCTCGCGCCGCCCTTGCCCGGCGACGTCGTCCACGAGGAACTCACCGACGAGACCATCTACGTCCAATCTGGGTCCTACATCGCGGGCGACACGGCCCTCGACGTGGACACCGAGTTCGGCGGCGCGAAGACGTTCTTCGGGAGCGAAGGCCTCTTCCTCCTGCGCGTCTCGGGGAGCGGTCCGTTGTTCATGTCGAGTTACGGCGCTATCGAGTCGAGAGAACTGGACGAAGGCGAGCGGTACACGGTCGATACCGGCCACATCGTCGCGTTCGAAGCCTCGGCGAACTTCGCGGTCAAGCGCGTCGCCGGGCTGAAATCGACGTTCCTCTCCGGGGAGGGACTGGTCTGTCGGTTCACCGGTCCGGGGCGCGTGTGGACCCAGACGCGGAGCCAAGATGCCTTCCTCTCGTGGCTCCTCCCGAAGATTCCCAATACGGCGTACGCGAACGGAAACCCGTGA
- a CDS encoding winged helix-turn-helix transcriptional regulator — MSETRATIEDHVHAKPGVHFNEVVRSLDLAPGQVQYHLRKLGDSEAVTAEELYGRTHYYPPEYDDWERAALAMFRRETARDLLAYLLDNGETGPSTLADEVDLARSTVEWHLDNLVEQEMVEKRRDGNRVYVALCRPEATAKLLGSITPSLPERMVDRFTRLVDGFFEE; from the coding sequence GTGAGCGAAACGCGCGCGACCATCGAAGACCACGTTCACGCCAAGCCCGGCGTCCACTTCAACGAGGTCGTCCGCTCGCTGGACCTCGCTCCGGGGCAGGTGCAGTACCACCTCCGAAAACTCGGCGACTCGGAGGCAGTCACCGCCGAAGAACTGTACGGGCGAACGCACTACTACCCGCCGGAGTACGACGACTGGGAGCGCGCCGCGCTGGCCATGTTCCGGCGAGAGACGGCCCGCGACCTGCTGGCGTATCTCCTCGACAACGGCGAGACGGGGCCCTCGACGCTCGCCGACGAAGTGGACCTCGCGCGAAGCACCGTCGAGTGGCACCTCGACAATCTGGTCGAACAAGAGATGGTCGAGAAGCGCCGCGACGGGAACCGAGTCTACGTGGCGCTCTGTCGGCCCGAAGCGACTGCGAAACTGCTCGGGTCGATTACGCCGTCGCTTCCCGAGCGCATGGTGGACAGATTTACGAGATTGGTGGATGGGTTCTTCGAGGAGTAA
- a CDS encoding DUF7471 family protein yields MAVTVLLGGVRVVLSLGGQHVATESLGMAALLALAGVGSALVLALALAAFLRRRTRSYLLVALALATLLARTAVATLSLTGSVADGSHHVFEHGLDVVMAALVIAAVYDARSARTVTGGEQS; encoded by the coding sequence ATGGCAGTCACGGTGTTGCTGGGCGGCGTGCGAGTGGTGCTGTCGCTGGGCGGCCAGCACGTCGCCACGGAGTCGCTGGGCATGGCCGCCCTGCTGGCGTTGGCGGGCGTCGGGTCTGCGCTCGTCCTCGCGCTCGCACTCGCGGCGTTTCTCCGGCGACGAACGCGGTCGTACTTGTTGGTGGCGCTGGCACTCGCTACCTTGCTCGCCCGTACCGCAGTCGCCACGCTCTCCCTGACCGGGTCGGTCGCCGACGGTTCTCACCACGTCTTCGAACACGGACTCGACGTGGTAATGGCCGCACTCGTCATTGCGGCGGTCTACGACGCCCGCTCGGCCCGCACAGTGACGGGAGGTGAGCAGTCGTGA
- a CDS encoding sporulation protein: protein MKNILSSVGIGAAEVDTILPKTTFRPGETVEAEVEVHGGSTGQDVDDVYFALITSYRTEDGRKSSVIDKFRLTESFTIEPDEERTFDVEFTIPYSTPTTMGHTDVWVETGLDIDWALDPEDKDYIEVEPSPRLQAVFDAVESLGFTFHTAECQADPHGAFTSRRSFIQEFEFKPRSGPFAGDFDELELVPRESEGELTVHVEIDKRGGLLAEMADMDERRATLTVADADSRSVEADLRRTIEQHR from the coding sequence ATGAAAAACATCCTCTCCAGCGTCGGCATCGGTGCCGCCGAGGTAGACACCATCCTCCCGAAGACGACCTTCCGACCAGGCGAGACCGTCGAGGCCGAAGTCGAAGTCCACGGCGGTTCGACCGGACAGGACGTAGACGACGTCTACTTCGCGCTCATCACGAGCTATCGCACCGAAGACGGCCGCAAGAGCAGCGTCATCGACAAGTTCCGACTCACCGAGTCGTTCACCATCGAACCCGACGAGGAGCGGACCTTCGACGTGGAGTTCACGATTCCCTACAGCACGCCCACCACGATGGGGCACACGGACGTGTGGGTGGAGACGGGACTGGACATCGACTGGGCGCTCGACCCCGAGGACAAGGACTACATCGAGGTAGAACCGAGTCCGCGCCTCCAAGCAGTCTTCGACGCCGTCGAGTCGCTCGGGTTCACGTTCCACACCGCGGAGTGTCAGGCCGACCCCCACGGCGCGTTCACCTCGCGGCGCTCGTTCATCCAAGAGTTCGAGTTCAAGCCCCGTTCCGGCCCGTTCGCGGGCGACTTCGACGAACTCGAACTCGTCCCCCGCGAGTCAGAGGGCGAACTGACCGTCCACGTCGAAATCGACAAGCGCGGCGGTCTGCTTGCCGAGATGGCGGACATGGACGAGCGTCGCGCCACGTTGACCGTTGCGGACGCCGATTCGAGGTCAGTCGAAGCGGACCTGCGCCGGACCATCGAACAGCATCGGTAA
- a CDS encoding helix-turn-helix transcriptional regulator, with protein sequence MRPPLADLQKWLQTRSHFLHYLRTPRQKSELGRELDESRSTIDRALRELERAGFVERTRDGYRTTLVGKLALAEYDRYSERLLGLAELRTALADLPPDTPLDAALLEDASVSVPTQHSPQEPVSKLESILSDVTDARVFASAIIPRYVDIYGRRLRAGMDATFLFATEVTEWLLERRSEEFRSLLQVPGVTVGEVSETLPFSLVLFEHADSDGTPTESVGVMLYDDGAILGFVHNDTAPAVAWGESLFARLRAGAESLGTE encoded by the coding sequence ATGCGCCCTCCGCTCGCCGACCTCCAGAAGTGGTTGCAGACGCGGAGCCACTTCCTCCACTATCTTCGGACGCCACGCCAGAAGTCCGAGTTGGGACGGGAACTCGACGAGTCGCGTTCGACGATAGACCGCGCGCTCCGCGAACTCGAACGGGCCGGGTTCGTCGAACGGACCCGAGACGGCTATCGGACGACGCTCGTCGGCAAACTCGCTCTCGCGGAGTACGACCGGTACAGCGAGCGCCTGCTCGGACTGGCCGAACTACGAACCGCACTCGCCGACCTCCCGCCGGACACTCCGCTCGACGCCGCGTTGCTCGAAGACGCCTCGGTCTCGGTCCCGACCCAGCACAGTCCACAGGAACCAGTCAGCAAACTGGAGTCCATCCTCTCGGACGTGACCGACGCTCGCGTGTTCGCGTCGGCGATAATCCCGCGCTACGTCGATATCTACGGTCGGCGACTTCGGGCGGGGATGGACGCGACGTTCTTGTTTGCGACGGAAGTCACCGAGTGGTTACTGGAGCGACGTTCCGAGGAGTTCCGTTCGCTTCTTCAGGTCCCCGGCGTCACTGTTGGGGAAGTCTCCGAGACGCTTCCGTTCAGTCTCGTACTCTTCGAACACGCCGATTCCGACGGCACGCCAACGGAATCGGTCGGCGTGATGCTGTACGACGACGGTGCTATCCTCGGGTTCGTCCACAACGACACCGCTCCGGCGGTCGCGTGGGGCGAGTCGCTGTTCGCGCGACTTCGTGCCGGGGCGGAGTCACTCGGTACGGAGTAG
- a CDS encoding ABC transporter substrate-binding protein, translating into MSEKSNMSRRSFLKATGGTAAAVALTGTGAAQDTTTQDGDGGGGGTLNLINRSMTTMDPIKATDTASGTVIQQVFDALMNYPFGDVEVKNLLASQFNTSDDFRTYTFNIKENATFHNGKDVTAQDFVYSWERLAASDESRRSYFILDSIGVQHETMQQDGEEVYRPGTLGVNAVDDKTLEMRLEQPFHATLPMLAYTAFAALPEGIVGDIEGYDGQMPYNQFATSNPIGAGPFQFERWQSNTEAQVSRYDDYHGNAANVEAINWAIIEDANAHWTYAMNQNADYFSIPTNFYDPSKLTVENTDQQGRETGTYGPVRNGETLNYLGVPTINAFYVGFNTAAVDKPIRQAAAYAMNQQAVIEQIFKGRGEASYHFTPPSIYPGGPEAYNQHAQQNYPYGYNETQLDQARQVMQDAGFGPNNRASFTFTVYQSSPTWEEVAILLRDQLQSAFIDVNVESAPFSTLLERGRNGNLQAYSLGWIMDWPAPDNFLQLLNPPQTDTSQDAPISYVNWSGTEAANQATSAWEQIQNNPAPTDQAEQARNEAYVQIEEANWEDVCFLPTYHRIDQRFWYDTVNPPQFGAAGPSRQMFNTTDVE; encoded by the coding sequence ATGTCCGAGAAATCCAACATGTCACGTCGGTCCTTCCTGAAAGCAACCGGCGGGACCGCGGCGGCTGTCGCACTCACAGGCACTGGAGCGGCACAAGACACGACCACGCAGGACGGGGACGGGGGTGGCGGCGGTACGCTGAACCTCATCAATCGGTCGATGACGACGATGGACCCCATCAAGGCGACCGACACCGCGTCTGGGACCGTCATCCAGCAGGTGTTCGACGCGCTGATGAACTATCCGTTCGGCGACGTCGAGGTAAAGAACCTGCTCGCTAGTCAGTTCAACACGTCCGACGACTTCCGAACGTACACGTTCAACATCAAGGAGAACGCGACGTTCCACAACGGCAAAGACGTCACTGCGCAGGACTTCGTCTACTCGTGGGAGCGACTGGCGGCCTCCGACGAGTCCCGACGGAGCTACTTCATCCTCGACTCCATCGGCGTCCAACACGAGACGATGCAACAGGACGGCGAGGAAGTGTATCGACCGGGGACGCTCGGTGTCAACGCCGTAGACGACAAGACGCTGGAGATGAGGCTCGAACAGCCATTCCACGCGACACTCCCGATGCTCGCCTACACGGCGTTCGCCGCCCTCCCGGAGGGCATCGTCGGCGACATCGAAGGATACGACGGCCAGATGCCGTACAACCAGTTCGCGACGAGCAATCCCATCGGCGCGGGACCGTTCCAGTTCGAGCGGTGGCAGAGCAACACGGAAGCCCAAGTCTCGCGGTACGACGACTACCACGGGAACGCCGCCAACGTCGAAGCCATCAACTGGGCCATCATCGAGGACGCCAACGCCCACTGGACGTACGCGATGAACCAGAACGCCGATTACTTCTCCATTCCGACGAACTTCTACGACCCGTCCAAGTTGACCGTCGAGAACACGGACCAACAGGGTCGGGAGACCGGGACGTACGGACCGGTTCGCAACGGCGAGACACTGAACTACCTCGGCGTGCCGACCATCAACGCGTTCTACGTCGGCTTCAACACGGCCGCCGTGGACAAGCCGATTCGACAGGCGGCCGCGTACGCGATGAACCAGCAGGCCGTCATCGAACAAATCTTCAAGGGTCGCGGCGAGGCGAGCTATCACTTCACGCCGCCGTCCATCTATCCGGGTGGGCCGGAGGCGTACAACCAGCACGCACAGCAGAACTACCCGTACGGCTACAACGAGACGCAACTCGACCAAGCGCGACAGGTGATGCAAGACGCTGGCTTCGGTCCGAACAACCGGGCAAGTTTCACGTTCACCGTCTACCAGTCGTCGCCGACGTGGGAGGAAGTCGCTATCCTCCTGCGCGACCAACTCCAGAGCGCCTTCATCGACGTCAACGTCGAGAGCGCGCCGTTCTCGACGCTCCTCGAACGGGGCCGGAACGGCAACCTGCAGGCGTACTCGCTGGGGTGGATCATGGACTGGCCCGCGCCAGACAACTTCCTGCAACTGCTGAACCCACCGCAGACCGACACCTCGCAGGACGCACCCATCTCGTACGTCAACTGGTCCGGCACCGAGGCGGCCAATCAGGCGACCAGCGCGTGGGAACAGATTCAGAACAATCCCGCACCGACCGACCAAGCCGAACAAGCCCGCAACGAGGCGTACGTCCAGATCGAGGAGGCAAACTGGGAGGACGTCTGTTTCCTGCCGACGTACCACCGCATCGACCAGCGGTTCTGGTACGACACGGTCAACCCGCCGCAGTTCGGCGCGGCCGGACCGAGCAGGCAGATGTTCAACACGACGGACGTCGAATAG
- a CDS encoding type IV pilin, which yields MGPSNLIERLREREPLRDDRATSPTIGAVLLVAVTVLLATTAGAGMFSLAQSQQVAFATATVDHDPGEDRVSVTWVANADAEQLWVKILVGDESRTVTLNAVGDKVVVDEDGVRVSQSKVVTWNHPTVSDGDEVTVTVVARKGGESVVLSEQTARI from the coding sequence ATGGGACCATCGAACCTCATCGAGCGACTGCGGGAGAGAGAGCCACTACGAGACGACCGCGCCACGTCTCCGACTATCGGAGCAGTGTTGCTCGTCGCCGTGACCGTGCTACTGGCGACGACAGCAGGCGCGGGGATGTTCTCGCTGGCGCAGAGCCAGCAGGTCGCCTTCGCAACCGCGACGGTGGACCACGACCCCGGCGAAGACAGGGTGTCCGTGACGTGGGTGGCCAACGCCGACGCCGAGCAACTGTGGGTGAAGATTCTGGTCGGCGACGAGAGCAGGACGGTGACGCTGAACGCGGTGGGCGACAAGGTGGTCGTGGACGAGGACGGCGTGCGAGTGAGTCAGTCCAAAGTAGTGACGTGGAACCACCCCACGGTCTCGGACGGCGACGAAGTGACGGTGACGGTGGTCGCTCGGAAAGGCGGGGAGTCGGTCGTGCTGTCGGAACAGACGGCCAGAATATAG
- a CDS encoding DUF7344 domain-containing protein → MSDDDFPEDKGELRGVVENDSSIVDRSPSVTADLNTVFSLLSNEHCRYLLYYLVTKEGEVAEIDDAVKGVSKYKAAGEETDKQVNREKVRIELHHSLLPKLRDAEVIDYDQRHGTIRFTGDSALVEWVDHAQHEEVE, encoded by the coding sequence ATGTCTGACGATGATTTCCCGGAAGACAAAGGGGAATTAAGGGGTGTGGTAGAGAACGATTCTTCGATAGTAGATCGTTCTCCAAGCGTTACTGCCGACCTCAATACCGTCTTTAGCCTGCTGAGTAACGAACACTGTCGCTATCTTCTTTACTACTTGGTCACGAAGGAAGGGGAAGTCGCGGAAATCGATGACGCTGTGAAAGGCGTAAGCAAGTACAAAGCGGCAGGAGAAGAAACTGACAAGCAGGTCAACCGAGAGAAAGTCCGAATCGAACTCCATCACTCCTTGTTGCCTAAACTGAGGGATGCAGAAGTAATTGATTACGACCAGCGGCACGGAACCATTCGGTTCACAGGCGATTCTGCACTTGTCGAATGGGTTGACCATGCTCAACACGAGGAAGTCGAATAA
- a CDS encoding DUF7521 family protein yields MIDGITTLVIVLKTTSLLLGGLITYFAFKAYRRTGSPALRALSIGFAVVTLGAFLAGIADQAIGLDRNLVLVIESALTAIGFAVITYSLYVD; encoded by the coding sequence ATGATAGACGGAATCACCACGCTGGTAATCGTTCTGAAGACCACCTCGTTACTGCTCGGCGGTCTCATCACCTACTTCGCGTTCAAGGCCTACCGGCGCACTGGGTCGCCTGCGCTCCGCGCACTGTCGATTGGCTTCGCCGTCGTCACGCTCGGGGCGTTTCTGGCGGGTATCGCCGACCAAGCCATCGGACTCGACCGGAATCTGGTGCTGGTCATCGAGAGCGCGCTCACTGCGATTGGGTTTGCCGTGATTACGTACTCGCTGTACGTGGACTGA
- a CDS encoding winged helix-turn-helix domain-containing protein, giving the protein MVRDPAGTANAPDLQAVLDALDDPDCRAIVRQLDEPMTASELSDATDVPLSTVYRKLDLLSDASLVTELTEVRSDGHHTTRYGLDFEEVSVELTEERTLSVAIERPPESTDERLADMWSEVRKET; this is encoded by the coding sequence ATGGTGCGCGACCCGGCGGGTACGGCGAACGCCCCCGACTTGCAGGCGGTTCTCGACGCGCTCGACGACCCAGACTGCCGGGCAATCGTGCGGCAACTAGACGAACCCATGACAGCGAGCGAACTCTCGGACGCGACCGACGTGCCACTCTCGACGGTCTACCGGAAACTCGACCTGCTCAGCGACGCGTCGCTGGTGACGGAACTGACTGAGGTCCGTAGCGACGGTCACCACACGACGCGGTACGGGCTCGACTTCGAGGAGGTGTCGGTCGAACTCACCGAGGAGCGAACTCTCTCGGTCGCTATCGAGCGACCGCCGGAATCGACCGACGAACGACTCGCCGACATGTGGTCGGAGGTTCGAAAGGAAACATGA
- a CDS encoding multicopper oxidase domain-containing protein, protein MSQIGAPGDGPSRRDFLKATGAGGLAATAGCTAPSGQEPQSNQQKAMQSNADVPYTSPPEIVNVDEQGGKVTLSAREAKQAVHPGDSMGGPVELPRVWAFQADDGEPSVPGPILRTTEGEDMEVTLDNTQSDMPHTLHFHGARKTWENDGVPTTTGITVNPGEKHTYTIPANVPGTHLYHCHFQTPRHMEMGMYGIFRVDPKGYEPADREYFMTLKDWDSSLSRMMAGEKANYNPRQRNCDVFTINGKSAPRTLHPEDGSPIIVKQGETIRVHLVNAGYMSHPMHIHNHRFQLIEKDGGNIPEAARHDEDVTNLGPAERHTIEFEADADPGIYLMHCHKVNHVMNGRSYPGGMLSAVVYESAMDTDIFAKLMEYAGYEGGN, encoded by the coding sequence ATGAGCCAAATCGGTGCCCCCGGAGACGGACCGTCCCGACGCGACTTTCTGAAAGCCACTGGTGCTGGCGGCCTCGCAGCGACCGCAGGCTGTACGGCACCGAGCGGACAGGAACCCCAATCGAACCAGCAGAAAGCCATGCAGAGCAACGCCGACGTTCCGTACACGAGTCCGCCCGAAATCGTCAACGTGGACGAGCAGGGCGGGAAGGTCACACTGAGCGCACGCGAAGCGAAGCAGGCCGTCCACCCCGGCGATTCGATGGGCGGTCCCGTCGAACTGCCGCGCGTCTGGGCCTTCCAAGCAGACGACGGTGAACCGAGCGTTCCCGGTCCCATCCTCCGCACGACGGAGGGCGAGGACATGGAAGTGACGCTGGACAACACGCAGAGCGACATGCCCCACACGCTCCACTTCCACGGCGCACGCAAGACGTGGGAGAACGACGGCGTGCCGACGACGACCGGTATCACGGTCAACCCCGGCGAGAAACACACCTACACGATTCCGGCGAACGTGCCCGGCACGCACTTGTACCACTGCCACTTCCAGACGCCGCGCCACATGGAGATGGGGATGTACGGCATCTTCCGCGTGGACCCGAAGGGGTACGAACCCGCAGACCGCGAGTACTTCATGACGTTGAAGGACTGGGACTCGTCGCTCTCGCGGATGATGGCTGGCGAGAAGGCGAACTACAACCCGCGCCAGCGGAACTGCGACGTGTTCACCATCAACGGGAAGTCTGCCCCGCGCACGCTCCACCCCGAAGACGGGTCGCCAATCATCGTCAAGCAAGGCGAGACGATTCGGGTTCACTTGGTCAACGCGGGCTACATGTCCCACCCGATGCACATCCACAACCACCGCTTCCAGTTGATCGAGAAAGACGGCGGAAATATCCCCGAGGCGGCGCGCCACGACGAGGACGTGACGAACCTCGGACCCGCCGAGCGACACACTATCGAGTTCGAAGCGGACGCTGACCCCGGCATCTACCTGATGCACTGCCACAAGGTCAATCACGTCATGAACGGCCGGAGTTACCCGGGCGGGATGCTCAGCGCCGTCGTCTACGAGTCGGCGATGGACACCGACATCTTCGCCAAACTGATGGAGTACGCGGGCTACGAAGGAGGGAACTGA